The following coding sequences are from one Nicotiana tabacum cultivar K326 chromosome 1, ASM71507v2, whole genome shotgun sequence window:
- the LOC107777350 gene encoding protein HOTHEAD-like encodes MEFGLINAALLAFFFFLRFCFSEKAPNYSFMHQATTAPDTSYYDYIIIGGGTAGCPLAATLSQNYSVLLLERGGSPYGNPNITNLSEFGSALSDLSPTSPSQRFISEDGVINARARVLGGASCLNAGFYSRAGTKYVNRVGWDGKLVNESYIWVENKVAFQPPVKQWQSAVRDGLVESGVVPYNGFTYDHINGTKVGGTIFDANGSRHTAADLLEYANPSGIIVLLHASVQKILFNTKGVARRVARGVVFRDALGKKHKAYLKRGEMNEVIVSSGALGSPQMLMLSGVGPSAQLKAHNITVVLDQPNVGQGMSDNPMNAIFVPSPVPVEVSLIQVVGITHFGSYIEAASGENFAGRETLSDYGMFSPKIGQLSTVPPKQRTPEALEKAINAMSELDDSAFRGGFIIEKIMGPISTGHLELRTRNPNDNPSVTFNYFKQPEDLQRCVNGLKVIENIIESKSFSKFRYDTISIPALLNLTASAPVNLLPRHDNVSVSLEQFCKDTVMTIWHYHGGCQVGRVVDQDYKVIGIGKLRVIDGSTFSYSPGTNPQATVMMLGRYMGVRILNERLAKEKSH; translated from the exons ATGGAGTTTGGTTTGATCAATGCTGCTCTTCttgcatttttcttctttcttcgctTCTGTTTTTCTGAAAAAG CTCCAAACTACTCATTCATGCACCAAGCAACTACAGCTCCGGACACTTCATACTACGACTACATAATCATCGGCGGCGGCACCGCCGGCTGCCCATTAGCCGCCACACTTTCTCAGAACTACAGCGTTCTTTTACTCGAACGCGGCGGTTCACCTTATGGAAATCCAAATATCACGAATTTATCGGAATTCGGATCAGCACTTTCTGATCTCTCGCCAACTTCGCCTTCTCAGCGTTTCATTTCCGAGGACGGTGTAATTAACGCGCGTGCACGCGTTCTGGGCGGAGCAAGCTGCTTAAATGCCGGGTTTTATTCACGCGCCGGCACAAAGTACGTGAACCGCGTGGGGTGGGATGGTAAGCTGGTGAATGAATCGTATATTTGGGTGGAAAACAAAGTGGCGTTTCAGCCGCCGGTTAAGCAGTGGCAATCCGCCGTGCGCGACGGTCTTGTGGAATCTGGGGTGGTGCCATACAATGGTTTTACATATGATCATATAAATGGGACTAAGGTTGGTGGTACTATCTTCGACGCCAACGGCAGCCGCCACACGGCTGCCGATCTTCTTGAGTATGCTAACCCTAGTGGCATCATTGTCCTTTTGCATGCTTCTGTCCAAAAAATCTTGTTCAATACCAAAG GAGTGGCAAGGCGAGTAGCTCGTGGTGTAGTATTTAGAGATGCATTAGGGAAGAAACACAAGGCATACTTGAAAAGAGGAGAAATGAATGAAGTAATTGTTTCATCTGGGGCACTTGGGAGCCCACAAATGTTAATGTTAAGTGGGGTAGGCCCATCAGCCCAATTAAAGGCCCATAACATCACGGTTGTATTGGATCAGCCCAATGTTGGTCAAGGCATGTCGGACAACCCAATGAATGCCATTTTTGTGCCATCACCTGTCCCTGTTGAAGTTTCTCTCATTCAAGTTGTTGGCATTACTCACTTTGGTAGCTATATTGAAGCTGCCTCCGGCGAGAACTTCGCCGGCCGTGAAACTCTAAGCGATTACGGAATGTTCTCTCCAAAG attGGGCAGCTATCAACAGTGCCACCAAAACAAAGAACACCAGAAGCCTTGGAAAAAGCCATAAATGCCATGAGTGAACTAGATGATTCAGCTTTTAGAGGAGGATTCATAATAGAAAAGATAATGGGCCCAATATCCACAGGACACTTGGAGCTCCGAACCCGGAACCCGAATGACAATCCATCAGTCACCTTCAACTACTTCAAACAGCCAGAGGACTTACAAAGATGTGTAAATGGGCTCAAAGTGATAGAAAACATAATTGAATCAAAATCATTCTCAAAATTCAGATATGATACAATTTCAATACCAGCATTACTCAATTTGACAGCAAGTGCTCCAGTGAATTTATTGCCAAGACATGACAATGTTTCAGTGTCCTTAGAACAATTTTGTAAGGACACAGTTATGACAATTTGGCATTATCATGGAGGGTGTCAAGTTGGTAGGGTGGTTGATCAAGATTATAAGGTTATTGGGATTGGAAAATTAAGGGTAATTGATGGTTCAACTTTTAGTTACTCTCCTGGAACTAATCCTCAAGCCACTGTCATGATGCTAGGAAG GTATATGGGAGTAAGAATACTGAATGAGAGACTTGCAAAAGAGAAGAGTCATTAA
- the LOC107777351 gene encoding molybdenum cofactor sulfurase-like: MQSPCLRLTREGCFNCCCQNSHGNQNHNSKISTIITCHREFIDTMASSIQPNSQFTNHECLPSCLELFTSLKEAYPHYNQTNLADEIRSQEYYHLSISKHVCLDYIGSGLFSYYQQQGCHSIDDSIASSSSAPPPPTQQSDSVNEPFFNISYKSVSLSTQLLYGGQESELESKMRERIMKYMNISKYDYSMVFTANQSSAFKLLADSYPFESNHNLVTTYDYENEAVEGMIDSAKRKGARVVSAEFSWLNLRVNSRKLRKMLVIKKNAKKKRGLFVFPLQSKVTGIRYSYQWMNIAQENGWHVLFDASALGPKEMETLGLSIFQPDFLICSFYKVFGENPSGFCCLFVKNSSISVLNKSSTSFGIISLVPATKPFDKNSSFSSSQSVQEVSQENSTEFQELKQVSEEPKPILTLFEILNWGLKSNNNKYKKVESKTSMSSDELECRGLDHADKLGLVLISSRARYLVNWLINALTRLQHPHAGDIHPPLVKIYGPKISFNRGLAVAFNVFDWKGQKVDPTLVQKLADRNNISISCAFLQHIWFSKMYDDEKKTILETRSGEVRDNKKGKLNCGVSVITVSIAMMTNFEDLYRLWSFIARFLDADFVEKERWRYKALNQTTIEV, encoded by the coding sequence ATGCAATCACCTTGTCTTAGATTGACAAGAGAAGGTTGTTTCAATTGTTGCTGCCAAAATTCCCATGGAAACCAAAACCACAACTCTAAAATCAGCACAATCATCACTTGTCATCGCGAATTTATCGATACAATGGCTTCTTCTATCCAACCAAATTCTCAATTCACTAACCATGAGTGTTTGCCTTCATGTTTAGAATTGTTTACAAGCTTAAAAGAAGCATATCCACACTACAACCAGACTAATCTAGCTGATGAAATCCGATCACAAGAATACTATCATCTTTCTATATCAAAACATGTTTGTCTTGATTATATTGGCAGTGGTCTTTTTTCTTACTACCAACAACAAGGGTGTCATTCAATAGATGATTCAATCGCGTCTTCGTCATCAGCTCCTCCTCCTCCAACTCAACAATCTGATTCTGTCAATGAGCCTTTCTTTAACATATCATACAAGTCAGTAAGTTTAAGTACTCAGTTGCTATATGGAGGCCAAGAATCAGAGTTAGAGTCTAAAATGAGGGAAAGGATCATGAAATACATGAATATTTCTAAGTATGATTATTCTATGGTTTTCACAGCTAACCAATCTTCTGCTTTTAAACTATTGGCTGACTCTTATCCTTTTGAGTCCAATCACAACCTTGTTACTACTTATGATTATGAAAATGAAGCCGTTGAAGGAATGATAGATAGCGCGAAAAGGAAAGGTGCTCGAGTAGTATCAGCAGAATTCTCATGGCTTAATTTGAGAGTAAATTCAAGAAAATTGAGAAAGATGTTAGTTATCAAGAAAAATGCTAAAAAGAAAAGGGGTTTGTTTGTTTTTCCTCTTCAGTCTAAAGTAACAGGCATAAGATATTCTTATCAATGGATGAATATTGCACAAGAAAATGGTTGGCATGTCTTGTTTGATGCATCTGCATTAGGTCCTAAGGAAATGGAAACTTTAGGCCTCTCAATATTTCAGCCTGATTTTCTCATTTGCTCTTTCTACAAAGTATTTGGTGAAAATCCATCTGGTTTTTGTTGTCTGTTTGTGAAAAATTCAAGCATATCAGTGCTCAACAAATCCTCCACTAGCTTTGGAATTATTAGTCTTGTTCCAGCAACAAAACCATTTGATaaaaattcttctttttcttcatcacAATCAGTTCAAGAAGTGAGCCAAGAAAACTCTACTGAATTTCAAGAACTCAAACAAGTGTCTGAAGAACCAAAGCCAATACTCACATTGTTCGAAATATTAAACTGGGGTCTGAAATCCAACAATAACAAATACAAAAAGGTAGAATCAAAGACGAGTATGAGTTCTGATGAGCTAGAATGTAGAGGCTTGGATCATGCTGATAAATTAGGCCTGGTTTTAATCAGTAGTAGAGCAAGATACCTTGTAAACTGGCTGATAAACGCGTTAACGCGCCTTCAACATCCTCATGCTGGAGATATTCATCCTCCTTTAGTGAAAATCTATGGACCAAAGATAAGTTTCAACAGAGGACTAGCTGTGGCATTCAATGTGTTTGATTGGAAAGGTCAAAAGGTTGATCCAACACTAGTACAGAAGCTAGCGGATCGCAACAATATATCCATTTCTTGTGCATTTTTGCAGCATATATGGTTTTCAAAAATGTATGATGATGAAAAGAAGACAATCTTGGAAACAAGAAGTGGTGAAGTGAGAGATAATAAGAAGGGGAAATTGAATTGTGGTGTATCAGTTATAACTGTTTCAATTgcgatgatgacaaactttgaaGATTTGTATAGGCTGTGGAGTTTTATAGCTAGATTCTTGGATGCTGATTTTgttgagaaagaaagatggagaTACAAGGCACTTAATCAAACAACTATTGAAGTGTAG